The window CAAGTGGCAACGCCATCCGTGGCAGCAGGGTCGGAGCCGGCCCGATGGGCGAGGCGGAGCGCGGCGAATCCGCCCCCCGCAACCGGATCTCCTTCTGGTGTGCCAACAAGCACGAGACCCGTCCCAGCTTCGCCGCGGAGGCGGTCATCCCGGACACCTGGGACTGCCCGCGGTGCGGGTTTCCGGCCGGTCAGGACGAGCACAACCCGCCGGCCCCCTCGCGCAACGAGCCCTACAAGACCCACCTCGCCTACGTCCGTGAGCGGCGCACCGACGCCGACGGCGAGGCGATCCTCGCCGAGGCGCTGGCCAAGCTGCGCGGTGAGATCTGAGCACCTGACCGACGCCGAAGGGCGCCACCGTGGAGAACGGTGGCGCCCTTCGTCATGCCGTCGGGCCGAACGCGGTCAGGCCGAGGCCGGCGGGTACAGCTGCGGCGGGAGCTGAGCCGCCGCCGCGCGGTCCAGCAGCCACAGGGTCCGGCTCCGTCCGTGGGCGCCCGAGGCGGGCGCCTGGAGCTCGCCCGGGCCGGACAGGGCCAGTGCCACGGCGCCGGCCTTGTCCTCGCCGGCCGCCAGCAGCCAAACCTCGCGGGCCGCCCGGATGGCCGGGAGGGTGAGCGAGATCCGGGTCGGCGGGGGCTTGGGCGCACCGCGCACGCCGACCACCGTGAGCCCGGTCTCCCGGACGCCCGGGTGCTCGGGGAAGAGCG of the Kitasatospora sp. NBC_01246 genome contains:
- a CDS encoding RNA polymerase-binding protein RbpA; translated protein: MGEAERGESAPRNRISFWCANKHETRPSFAAEAVIPDTWDCPRCGFPAGQDEHNPPAPSRNEPYKTHLAYVRERRTDADGEAILAEALAKLRGEI